GAAGAATTACTTGGCCACGGAAACTGGCAGCGTGTATGATATTTCAGAAGGGATTTCCGGGCATTCTGATCCTTACAATTTGTATAATGACTGCGACATCCGGGTGGCGAAGGCCGATTTCCTGAAATTGAAAATGGTGGCGTTGAGTTATAGCGTGCCGCAGAACGTGTTGGATTTCCTACATATTTCCAGTATGCTGGTGCGGTTTCAGGTGACGAATTTGTTCACGATTGCCGATAAGAAATGGAAAGGTCTGGACCCGGAGACGAATGGTGCGAATATCCCGGCCCTTCCGACGTATAGTTTTGGGATAAATGTGTCTTTCTAAAAATAGGTCGTTATGAAAAAAGTAAATATATATATTCTAACCTTGTTCTTGCCGTGTTTTTTGTCGGCTTGTGATGATTATTTGAAGGAAGATTCCGATGATTTGTTAATTCCTTCACTGGTGAATGATTATGTCCCGATATTATTGGGAGAGGGTTATCCGGATAAGTTTGCATCCCAGATCGAATGGATTCATCTGATGACGGACGACGTGGAGATGGGGCCGTTATATTATGACGAGTCGATGTATAACAATAGTAAGGTGACGTTTATTGACGATTTCGATCCCGGTATGGGTTACGGGGAGATGGTGTACACGTGGTGGGCGGATTATTCCCAGTATATCACGGATAATTTTTGGGATGCCCGTTATAAGAATATTTTGGCGTGTAATATTATCGTTGATGCCTTGCCGGACATGAAATACGAGGCGAGTGAATACGGGACTTATTGCAAGCTGGCGGCACAGACGTATGCTTTACGGGCTTATCATTATTTTTGTCTCGTAAACACGTATGGCACACCTTGGTCGGAAGAGAACAAGAATAAGTTGGGTGTGATCAAACGTATTTCCCCGGTCGTGGATGTCAGCCCGACGGAGCGGGCCACGGTGGGAGAGATTTACGCGTTGATGAATGAGGATTTGAAGAATGCGGAGAAATATCTGGAGAGTGCGAGTACGAATTACACGAAATGGGAGATCACGCCTGCGGCTATTTATTTTCTGGCATCCCGGGTGGCCTTGTTCCAAGAGGATTGGGAGGAGGTGATTCGTACTTCGGAAGAGTTTATCAATCTAGGTGGCAATGAACTCTATGATTTGAATGATGTTGATCGGGAGACTTGCGGATTACCGGGATCTTCTGGCGGAACGTTCTGGATTAACCAGATTGCGATTGACGAGACGGTGTTCCTTTTTAGTAAGAATGATAATAAGTTTAATTATCTGGCTCCTAATCTATTTTACACGAATTACACGCTGGGGTTCCATACGTCATGGACGGGAGACGATGCGTTATTGAATTTGTACGAGGATGGGGATTTGCGTAAAGAGGTTTATTTTGCCCGGTTGTTTAAATTAGGCGGAACGAGGTTAAGGCCGGAGTATTTTTCGGGACAGGCTCTTCCGATGAAGTCGGATCGTTATTTGTCAACGAGTGAAGGAGAGGCCCGTGAATGTTGGCGAAGTCCGGAGGTGTATTTGAATCTGGCCGAGGCGTATGCTAGGAAGGAGAACGGGGTGAGCCAGACTGCGATTAATTGGTTGAATCAGTTGCGGGTAAAGAAAATTTCTAGGGATACTTATCAGGCGAAGAACGTTGCGGATTTTGCCTCGCGAGAAGATTTGATTCAATTTATCTGGGAGGAACGCCGTCGGGAACTTTGTTTCGAGGAGGCCATGCGTTTTTGGGATATGCGTCGTCAGGGGATGCCCGAGGTGAAGCATGAATTCTATTCTTCAATGACTTCATCAAAGACATTTGTACTGAAACAGGGAAGTCCGAATTATTTATTACCGATCCCGCTTTCCGAAACGGAATACAATGACGGAATGACGAATAATTCCAGAGAAACAATTGTTGGAAATTAATAATGATAGATAGAGATGAAAACGATGAAAATGGCGATATATATCATGTTGGCTTTATTCCTGTCGGGAATGGCCTCATGTGGATCGGAAGATTCAATAAACCCGATACCGGAATTGGGGAATCCTCCTTTTGATTTACCTCGCGGGGAGGAGGGCTCGTTGGAAGAGTTGATTTATTCCGTGTACGAGAAATACGGTTCGTTCGTGCTGTACGATTTTGATCAGACGGAGTTTTATACCACTTGGAACGGGCGGACGGTTTACTGGTACGCTCCCGTGAAGAGCGGGAATAAGGATCATGCGGCTCAAATGGTGACGTTTATGCTGGAGAAAGTGTTTGCCGGTTATCCGGAGGCATTTATTGCTAAGTTCCTGCCGAAGAAGATTTATCTGGTAGATTCTATTTGTAATACGTCTTCTTATAATAAATCGAATCTGGTAAACACGTTAGTGACAAATAATCATGGTTTGGCGGTTTCGAATGTCGGAGTGAAGATGGAAGCTTTCACGGATAGTGATTGGAATTCCATGAATTCGGAAATCGTGACGGCAATTATGAATAATATATATAACACGATGGAGGTTCCGGATGAGTTCTTCGCCTTGGTAACGTATCAGTTTATTTATATGTTTGATGAAGAGGAGGATGCTGATCCGGAAGGAGAGTTTGATGCTTATCATTACGTGTTGTACACGAATGGTTTGGTTGGATCGGATGCTTTCCTGGAGTATGGTTATTTTATGCCGCATAAGGATGGGAAGGATTTGGGAGATTATCTTTCATTCTTGATGTCAACTCCGAAAAGTGAGATGGATCGTATTTTTGCCCGTTTCGATGTTGTGAAACAGAGAGCTTTCCTGATCGCTGATTTTATGGTTAAAGAGATGGAGATGGACCCGGTTGCCTTGCAGAATTCGTTCTGCCCGAATGATCCGCTCCCTGCCGGTTATTTTGATAAAGAATAAAATAGATGATGATGAGAGGATTTTTAAGTTTGATGATGTGCTGTCTCCTTTGGGGGACAGCCTATTCTCAAATCACGTATGATATTACGGGTGTTTGGGAAAACGGTGCAGGCAGGACGATTAGTGTGCGGACGTTGGAAGATGGTAATGTCGAGGGCGAGTTCTTGGATTCGGTGGTCGTGGCCGACGACGGAACGTTTGCTTTACGCGGGGAAGTCAACAAGAAAAAATGTGCGATGTTGATGAGTGCGAAGAATGGGTTCCGGACGATCTTTCTGGACGGGAAACCCTTGCGGCTGACGATCAAAGAGTCCGAGTATTCATACAAGAATCCGTCCGGGCCTTACGTGTTGGAGAATGAAACAAGGGATCAGGCTGCAGCGCAAGCGATGATTCAGTTTTGGGGTGATGATTATATTCGTAATTTTTCTTTGGGAGGGTTAGGAATTTCGTTGAAGAGGGCTGATACTCGGCAAAAACGGGATTCTATTGCCCAAGAAATAGAACGAGTCGCGAAAGAGCAACGGGATCAGATGGAGGCATTTTTACAATCGTATGGTGATAGCGATGTAGCTCCGTTTTTTATCGAGGTGAATATGTTGCGTATGATGTCTTTGGAGCAAATCGCCGCATTTTACGATCGTTTCACGGATCGGGTGAAACAGACGGAGAAGGGAAAAGAGATGGGAGAGCGTATTGCCCAGTTGAAACGGTTGGCTCCCGGTAGCCCGGCTCCTGAATTCGAATTGACAACTCCTGATGGAGGAAAGCTTGCGTTGAAGGATTTGCGTGGACATATCGTGTTGATCGATTTTTGGGCGTCATGGTGTGGGCCGTGTATGGACGAGATGCCTAACGTGAAGGCTATCTACGAAAAATACCATGACCGGGGATTGGAAATCGTGGGGGTGTCGATGGATAATAATAAGGCCAACTGGGAGAGGGCGATTGAAAGAGCCGGTTTGGTATGGCATCATGTTTCTTCTTTGAAGGGGATGAATCGTTGTCCGGTAGCTAAATTGTACCAAGTGGTGGCGATCCCGAAGTTGTATATCATTGGTAAAGACGGGAAGATTATCGCAAAAGATCTGCGGGGGGAAGAATTGCGGGAAAAAATAGACGAGTTGTTTGAAGAATAATATTGAAAAGGAATGATAAAGCAAAATAGAATGAAAATGTTGACGAGAGGGATATTTGTGTTGGCGTGTTGCACGTTAGTGTTCTCGTGTTCGAGGGGTGTTTCTTACCGGATCGCGGGGACTTGGGAAAACGGGGAAGGAAAGAAGATTTATTTGAGTGAGATTGTCGGGAATAAAGAGTTCCGGGCGGTGGATTCCGCTGTGGTAGCCCCGGATTTCACGTTCTTGTTGAAAGGGAACGTGGATCGGGTGCAGAAAATGGTATTAGTTTATAATTCAGACAAGAGGAAGGAGATTATCGTGGATGGAGAACCAATGAACGTTATGTTTGAAGAAACAACAAAGGAGTGGAAAGGAAAAACCTCGACTTCGGTGACGGTGACTTGCACGGGGAATAGGGAACAGGAGTTTTTGGAAAAAGGGAGTAGTTTGAAAACGACAATTTCTTTTATGCAGTTGGGGAAGATGATGGCGGCCAGTAAAGTTGATTATGACGATCCGGAGGCCGTGGATTCGTTGAAACGGGTGTTTACTCTTCTGGATAGTTCTTTGATTGCCGCCGTGAATAATTACATGGATACGACCCGTAATTCTTACGCATCGACTTATTTTTTCGAGAGCCATTTGATGGATAACTATACGTTCGAGGAAGTTCAAGGTTTTTACAATAATTTGACCGACCGGGTGAAACAATCTGCACCGGGTATCGAGTTGAAAAAGAAAATAGACGAGATGGGTATGGTGAGTGTTGGGGGTGTTGCTCCCAACTTTAAAGCGACAACTCCCAGTGGCCGGGAGTTGTCCTTGTATGATTTGCGAGGACGCATCGTGTTACTGGATTTCTGGGCCTCGTGGTGCGGGCCGTGTATGGCGGAAATGCCTAACGTGAAGGAGATTTACAGGAAATATCATGATAAGGGCTTGGAGATTCTCGGTGTCTCGCTGGATTCGAAGAAAGAACCGTGGGTGAATGCCATCGAGAAAAACGAGTTGAACTGGAACCACGTTTCGACGCTGAACAAGTTCGATTGCCCGATAGCTCAGCGTTTCCGGGTAACCGGAATCCCGCGGATGTATATCATCGATAAGGACGGAAAGATTATTGCACAGGATTTACGGGGAGAGGCTCTGTCCAAAAAGATGGATGAGCTTTTTGCCCGGTAGAAAGTCTCGTTTTAGATAACTGTTTTTAGATGTGACATTTTAGGTGTCGGACATGGTACTCGGTGGGGTACCATGTTTTGTTTATTATACTTGCATTATTATCTTATAATAATTATATTTGCGTAATAAAATGACGGATTATGGTTATTAATAAGAATCCTTTTGTGACAAGTGGCTATATTTCTCCTGAATTTTTTTGTGATCGAGAGGAGGAAAGTGAACGGTTAATACAAGAAATTTCGGGAAATAATCTTGCGTTAATTTCTACGCGGAGAATGGGTAAAACCGGGTTGATTCAGCATTGTTTTCAACAGGATGAGATCGTGCATGATTACTACACGTTCTTCGTGGATATTTATGCTACCAAGTCATTACGGGATTTTGTTTTTTCTTTGAGTAAGGTGATTTTCGAGTCATTGAAGCCTAAAGGGAAAAAAGCGATTGAGAAGTTTTGGTATTACATGAAATCTTTACATGCGGGAGTCTCTTTCGATATTAGTGGTAATCCTTCTTTGACGTTCGGGTTGGGGGATATTCAAGAAGCTAATGCCACGCTGGAGGAGATTTTCGAGTATTTAGAGAAAGCAGATAAGCCTTGTATCGTGGCTTTTGATGAATTTCAACAGGTGGCGGGCTATGCAGAAAAAAATGTGGAGGCTATTTTGCGAACCTACATTCAGCATTGTAATAATGCACGATTCATTTTTGCCGGGAGTCAGCGTCACACGATGGGAAATATCTTTCAAAGTCCGGCCCGTCCTTTTTATCAAAGCGTGTCCATGATGCATTTAGATAGTATCCCGTTAGGGAAATATACGGCTTTTGCAGAGTATCATTTTGGGCGAGGGAATCGGGTGATATTACCGGAGGTGGTTACGTTTATATACAATCAGTTCGAGGGAATCACGTGGTATATGCAGAAGATGTTGCACGTGTTATATAATATGACCCCTGTGAAGGGAGTATGTTCGATGGGGATGGTGGACGAGGCTTTGAAGAGTGTTATCGAATCATATCGGTACACGTATTCCGAGATTCTATTTCGTCTTCCGGAAAAGCAAAAAGAACTTTTGATTGCTATCACGAAAGAGGGAAAGGCTACTGAAATTACTTCCGGTTCTTTTGTCAAAAAATATAAGTTGCATTCACCAAGTTCCGTGCAGGCTGCGTTGAAAGGGCTGTTGGAAAAGGATTTCGTTACCCGGGAACAGGATGTCTATCAGGTGTATGATCGTTTTTTGGCTATTTGGCTGAAAGAGAATTATTGATATATCAAGATATTTCCTACTTTTGGGAAAATAATTGAGTTGGTTGTTATTGGTAAAAACTCCTTCATGGATGTATTAACTGGGATAAATGGTAAGGACAGGTTGGTATTCAAGGCCTTTTTTGAAGGGAATTTCTCTTCCATCGTGATGTTTGCCGATAAGTACCTGAATGATATGGAGGCGGCGGCAGACGTTGCTCAAGAGTGTTTTATCCAGTTGTGGCGTGGGGATATGACATTCGAGACGGAGGATAAAGTGAGGGGGTTTTTGTATACTATGGCGAGGAATTTGGCTTTGAATAAGTTGAAACATGATTCCATCGTGTCCCAGTACGTGAAACGAGGAATGTTGGAGTCGGAAGAGTACTTGCGGGATAATGTGATTGAAGAAGAGGTGTATTCAATTGTTTACAAAGCGATTGATGAGCTTGCTCCGCAATCGAAGAAAGTTATATTATTGTCTCTTCAGGAACTTTCGAATGGGGAGATTGCCGAACAATTAGGGATATCGATAAATTCCGTGCGGACGCTAAAGCAAAACGCTTACAAGAAGTTGAAAGGGTTGCTCCGAGATTATTTTTATCTTCTTTTCTTGCTGGATTATACCAGCTTACATTAATGGGTGTGATTCCAAATGTTAAAATTGTATTTTTTTTGAAGGGTGATTCATCGTTTTCATTTTTTCAGTTGTTATATAGATGTAACTAAGATGAAAATATGGATGTAATTTCACGAAATAAGAGAATTTGCCAGTTGATTGCCAAGCAACTTTGGGAGGGATTGAGTGATCATGAAAAACAAGAGTTGCAGGAGTGGATTCAAGCATCCCCGGACAACAGTACGCTTTATGATGAGTTGGTGAGACGGGAACGGGTGAGGCAATATATAGAGAAGCGGGAGTCTATTGATGTCAGAAAATACATGGCTGTTTGTGAACGGGAATTAGGACTAGGGGGTAAACGGAGGATGATTCATTGGCTCTGGGGATATGCTGCGGCTATTTTCGTGTTATGTGTTGTTGGTATTGGAATCTGGATGAACGAACGAGAAGAGGTTGGTGTCACTGAAATAGCTCAGACAACGATAGAACCGGGAAAAGCAAAAGCATTGTTGATTTTAGGTGATGGGAGAGAGATTGAATTGAGTAATCGGAATGTGAATAAAGCTTTGGAAGAAAGTGGAATCGTGATTGTAAATGATTCTTCCCGAATAGAGTATAGGCGAAATACAGGGGGAGGCGACAAAGAGGTTATGAATAAAATTATTGTTCCCACGGGAGGGGAATATAACTTGATTTTGAGTGATGGGACTTGGGTATATCTAAATGCGGAGAGTGTTATCACGTATCCTCAAAAATTTGTCGGAGAGAAACGGGAAGTTACTTTGGAGGGAGAAGCGTATTTTCAGGTGACCGCCTCTAAAGAACATCCGTTCATTGTCAAGACAAAGGATATGGATGTACTTGTGACTGGAACGGAATTTAACGTGAAGGCTTATCCGGATGAATTGAATGTTCAGACGACTTTATTGCGAGGAAAAGTGGCTGTTTTTGCGGGGATTGATAAAAAAGAAAAAATAGAGATCGAACCTAATCAACAGGCAGAGTGGAGTCGGGAGAATGTAAAATTGCAGGTACGGGAGGTTGATCCGGATTTGTTTGTGGCGTGGAAGAACGGTCAATTCCTGTTCCGGCAGGATCGATTAGAAGATATTATGAAAACGTTGGCTCGGTGGTATGACATGGAAGTGTTTTATTTGGATGAGTCAATTAAAAATATGGCCTTTGCCGGGAAATTGGATCGTAGCGAAGATATAACACCGATTCTGAATGTGTTGCGGGCCACGGATAAGTTAACGGTGGAGGTAAATGGAAAACGAATAGTTCTAGGGGTGAAATAAAAACAGGTGATGCTGCGAACATCACCTGTTAAGACTTTCACTTTGATATAAAGTGTTTTTAATTAAAGTTGTATGACAAAGTTATGAAAAAAAAGTGGAAAGAATACTTTCCCCACGGGGAAATGTATGTAAAAATTTTTAGGATGATGAAACTATGTACGTGTTTGTTATTATGTTCCGTTATGTCAATATCGGCAAATGTACGGGCGCAACATGCTAGAATGAGCTTGGAGCTGAAGGGTGTGACGTTGGAAGAGGTGCTCTGGGCTTTAGAGAAAAAGAGTGACATCACGTTTTTCTATAATGTAACGGATGTTGCGGGGAGTAATAAGGTGGATGCCGTGTTTAAAGATGCTCCTTTGGAGAAGATTCTGAATGACGTGTTGAGAGGAACGAATCTTTCCTATGAAATACAGGGGAAAGTGGTTGTTATTAAACGGAATTTATCGTCTTCTGTTTCAGATAGTTTAAAATCGGTGACGATAAATGGTGTCGTGAAAGATTCTTACGGAAACGGTCTTCCTGGGGTAACCGTGGTGTTGAAAGGTACCACAACGGGGGTGGCTACTGCGAATGATGGAGATTTTTCGATCACGATTCCTAAACGTGATTCGGTGGTTCTGGTGTTTTCTTTCGTGGGTATGACCACGAAAGAAGTCGTGTGGAAAGGAGAGAAAATGTTGAGTATCGTGCTGGAGGATGAGGTGAGTGAGATGGAAGAAGTGGTTATAACTGGTATTTTCACACGAAAGGCGGAGAGTTTTACCGGAGCCGCAACAACCTTTAAGCAGGCGGATTTGAAACGATTAGGAAATCAAAATATATTGCAGAGTTTAAAAAATATGGACCCTTCATTCATGGTCATGGAGAACGTGGATTTCGGTTCCGACCCGAACCGGACACCGGATATCCAAATTCGTGGTGCCTCCAGTTTACCAAACGTGAAAGGTGAATATGAGTCGAATCCAAACCAACCGTTATTTATTTTGGATGGTTTCGAGGCAACCGTGGAAAAAGTGTTTGATTTAGACATGAACCGGGTGGCTTCCGTAACACTTTTGAAAGATGCGGCGGCTAAGGCTATTTACGGTTCTCGTGCGGCTAACGGGGTGGTTGTTATTGAGACTGTACAGCCTGAAAAAGGAATGTTGAAAGTGACCTATTCCGGAGATTTGAATATAACGGGGCCTGATTTAAGCAGTTATGACTTGTGTAATGCGGAGGAAAAGTTACAGGTAGAATGGGATGCCGGACGTTATAAGGCATATTATCCGAAAGATGATCAGTTTCGGCTGGAATTATACAATCAACTTAAAAGTGAGATTGCTCGCGGGGTGGATACCTATTGGCTAGCAAAACCTTTGCGAACCGGGGTGGGACATAAACATTCTTTGTATCTGGAAGGTGGTGATGATTATTTGCGTTATGGAGTTGACGTTTCCTATAATAAGGTGCCCGGTGTCATGAAAGGTTCCGATAGGGAAAATGTGGCTGGGGCTGTTACGCTGTCCTATCGTTATAAAAGTTTGGTCTTTAGAAATGTATTGAGCGTTACCTTCAATAAAGCGAACGATTCTCCTTACGGGAGTTTTTCAGAGTACACGAAATTAAATCCTTATTGGACTCCTCGGGACGAGAATGGCAATTTGAAACGAGTTTTAGGCTCATTCCAAAAAGCCGATTGGCAAAGCGAAACTATGTATTATAATCCGTTGTATAACGCAACATTAGGGACAAAAAACTTCTCGAAATACACGGAGATTACGGATAATTTCTATATGGAATGGCAAATGTACAAGGATTTGAAGTTTATCGGTCGTTTCGGGTACACGCAAAAACAGGATAGCCGGGAAGATTTTTATCCCGGGAATCACACGAAGTTTGCTGAGTGGACTGGAGATAATTATTTCAAGCGAGGGGCATATTATATAAAGGACGGGACAAATAAGACGTTGAAAATAGATGCTACATTTAATTATTCGAAACAGTGGGATAAGCATTTGTTATTTGCCAATCTGAACTGGAATCTACAACAGGATAGTTATGATTATCACGGAATGGAGGCTTGGGGCTTTTTGAATGATAAGGTGGATCATGTGGCTTTTGCAAAACAATATGCGGAGAATGGCAGTCCGTCGGGTGATGAAACAACAACGAGGGAGATTGGTGTAGTTGGTGCGATCAACTATTCTTATGACAATCGTTATCTGGCGGATGCTTCCTACCGGTTGAGCGGGTCTTCCGTGTACGGGGCTGATAACCGCTGGGGAGGTTTCTGGTCGGCAGGTATCGGTTGGAATATGCATTACGAGAGTTTCCTGAAAGATAAAGAGTGGTTGAAACAGTTGAAACTACGAGCATCCATGGGATATACTGGAAGCCAGAATTTCAATCCTTATCAGGCAATGGCGACATACAAGTATTTCACCAATGCCGAGTATGATAATATTGTGGGTGCGTATTTGATGGGGATGGCAAATGACAAATTGAAATGGCAGCGGACCCGGGATATTAACATGGGGTTTGATGCTCAATTGTTGAAAGGATTGACTTTACGTTTTGACTATTATATCAGTAACACGGATAATCTGTTGGTTGATTTTGATTTATCGGGTTCCACGGGGTTCAATACTTTTAAAGAGAATTTGGGGGAAGTCCAGAATAAAGGATTTGATGCCACGTTGAGCTGGAGAATGTACGATAATACGGATCTTGATGCTTATTTTACGATTTTTGGTTCAATATCTCATAATAAAAATAAAATTGTGAAGATTTCGGATGCATTGACTAAATCAAATGAGGCTCAGAATGACGAGGGGGTGAATCCTTCGAAACCATATACCCGTTTTGAAGAAGGACAATCAACCAGTGCAATTTGGGCGGTGCGTTCGTTGGGAATAGA
The window above is part of the Butyricimonas paravirosa genome. Proteins encoded here:
- a CDS encoding RagB/SusD family nutrient uptake outer membrane protein — its product is MKKVNIYILTLFLPCFLSACDDYLKEDSDDLLIPSLVNDYVPILLGEGYPDKFASQIEWIHLMTDDVEMGPLYYDESMYNNSKVTFIDDFDPGMGYGEMVYTWWADYSQYITDNFWDARYKNILACNIIVDALPDMKYEASEYGTYCKLAAQTYALRAYHYFCLVNTYGTPWSEENKNKLGVIKRISPVVDVSPTERATVGEIYALMNEDLKNAEKYLESASTNYTKWEITPAAIYFLASRVALFQEDWEEVIRTSEEFINLGGNELYDLNDVDRETCGLPGSSGGTFWINQIAIDETVFLFSKNDNKFNYLAPNLFYTNYTLGFHTSWTGDDALLNLYEDGDLRKEVYFARLFKLGGTRLRPEYFSGQALPMKSDRYLSTSEGEARECWRSPEVYLNLAEAYARKENGVSQTAINWLNQLRVKKISRDTYQAKNVADFASREDLIQFIWEERRRELCFEEAMRFWDMRRQGMPEVKHEFYSSMTSSKTFVLKQGSPNYLLPIPLSETEYNDGMTNNSRETIVGN
- a CDS encoding TlpA family protein disulfide reductase → MRGFLSLMMCCLLWGTAYSQITYDITGVWENGAGRTISVRTLEDGNVEGEFLDSVVVADDGTFALRGEVNKKKCAMLMSAKNGFRTIFLDGKPLRLTIKESEYSYKNPSGPYVLENETRDQAAAQAMIQFWGDDYIRNFSLGGLGISLKRADTRQKRDSIAQEIERVAKEQRDQMEAFLQSYGDSDVAPFFIEVNMLRMMSLEQIAAFYDRFTDRVKQTEKGKEMGERIAQLKRLAPGSPAPEFELTTPDGGKLALKDLRGHIVLIDFWASWCGPCMDEMPNVKAIYEKYHDRGLEIVGVSMDNNKANWERAIERAGLVWHHVSSLKGMNRCPVAKLYQVVAIPKLYIIGKDGKIIAKDLRGEELREKIDELFEE
- a CDS encoding peroxiredoxin family protein; this translates as MKMLTRGIFVLACCTLVFSCSRGVSYRIAGTWENGEGKKIYLSEIVGNKEFRAVDSAVVAPDFTFLLKGNVDRVQKMVLVYNSDKRKEIIVDGEPMNVMFEETTKEWKGKTSTSVTVTCTGNREQEFLEKGSSLKTTISFMQLGKMMAASKVDYDDPEAVDSLKRVFTLLDSSLIAAVNNYMDTTRNSYASTYFFESHLMDNYTFEEVQGFYNNLTDRVKQSAPGIELKKKIDEMGMVSVGGVAPNFKATTPSGRELSLYDLRGRIVLLDFWASWCGPCMAEMPNVKEIYRKYHDKGLEILGVSLDSKKEPWVNAIEKNELNWNHVSTLNKFDCPIAQRFRVTGIPRMYIIDKDGKIIAQDLRGEALSKKMDELFAR
- a CDS encoding AAA family ATPase, whose translation is MVINKNPFVTSGYISPEFFCDREEESERLIQEISGNNLALISTRRMGKTGLIQHCFQQDEIVHDYYTFFVDIYATKSLRDFVFSLSKVIFESLKPKGKKAIEKFWYYMKSLHAGVSFDISGNPSLTFGLGDIQEANATLEEIFEYLEKADKPCIVAFDEFQQVAGYAEKNVEAILRTYIQHCNNARFIFAGSQRHTMGNIFQSPARPFYQSVSMMHLDSIPLGKYTAFAEYHFGRGNRVILPEVVTFIYNQFEGITWYMQKMLHVLYNMTPVKGVCSMGMVDEALKSVIESYRYTYSEILFRLPEKQKELLIAITKEGKATEITSGSFVKKYKLHSPSSVQAALKGLLEKDFVTREQDVYQVYDRFLAIWLKENY
- a CDS encoding sigma-70 family RNA polymerase sigma factor, producing MDVLTGINGKDRLVFKAFFEGNFSSIVMFADKYLNDMEAAADVAQECFIQLWRGDMTFETEDKVRGFLYTMARNLALNKLKHDSIVSQYVKRGMLESEEYLRDNVIEEEVYSIVYKAIDELAPQSKKVILLSLQELSNGEIAEQLGISINSVRTLKQNAYKKLKGLLRDYFYLLFLLDYTSLH
- a CDS encoding FecR family protein, translating into MDVISRNKRICQLIAKQLWEGLSDHEKQELQEWIQASPDNSTLYDELVRRERVRQYIEKRESIDVRKYMAVCERELGLGGKRRMIHWLWGYAAAIFVLCVVGIGIWMNEREEVGVTEIAQTTIEPGKAKALLILGDGREIELSNRNVNKALEESGIVIVNDSSRIEYRRNTGGGDKEVMNKIIVPTGGEYNLILSDGTWVYLNAESVITYPQKFVGEKREVTLEGEAYFQVTASKEHPFIVKTKDMDVLVTGTEFNVKAYPDELNVQTTLLRGKVAVFAGIDKKEKIEIEPNQQAEWSRENVKLQVREVDPDLFVAWKNGQFLFRQDRLEDIMKTLARWYDMEVFYLDESIKNMAFAGKLDRSEDITPILNVLRATDKLTVEVNGKRIVLGVK
- a CDS encoding SusC/RagA family TonB-linked outer membrane protein, coding for MMKLCTCLLLCSVMSISANVRAQHARMSLELKGVTLEEVLWALEKKSDITFFYNVTDVAGSNKVDAVFKDAPLEKILNDVLRGTNLSYEIQGKVVVIKRNLSSSVSDSLKSVTINGVVKDSYGNGLPGVTVVLKGTTTGVATANDGDFSITIPKRDSVVLVFSFVGMTTKEVVWKGEKMLSIVLEDEVSEMEEVVITGIFTRKAESFTGAATTFKQADLKRLGNQNILQSLKNMDPSFMVMENVDFGSDPNRTPDIQIRGASSLPNVKGEYESNPNQPLFILDGFEATVEKVFDLDMNRVASVTLLKDAAAKAIYGSRAANGVVVIETVQPEKGMLKVTYSGDLNITGPDLSSYDLCNAEEKLQVEWDAGRYKAYYPKDDQFRLELYNQLKSEIARGVDTYWLAKPLRTGVGHKHSLYLEGGDDYLRYGVDVSYNKVPGVMKGSDRENVAGAVTLSYRYKSLVFRNVLSVTFNKANDSPYGSFSEYTKLNPYWTPRDENGNLKRVLGSFQKADWQSETMYYNPLYNATLGTKNFSKYTEITDNFYMEWQMYKDLKFIGRFGYTQKQDSREDFYPGNHTKFAEWTGDNYFKRGAYYIKDGTNKTLKIDATFNYSKQWDKHLLFANLNWNLQQDSYDYHGMEAWGFLNDKVDHVAFAKQYAENGSPSGDETTTREIGVVGAINYSYDNRYLADASYRLSGSSVYGADNRWGGFWSAGIGWNMHYESFLKDKEWLKQLKLRASMGYTGSQNFNPYQAMATYKYFTNAEYDNIVGAYLMGMANDKLKWQRTRDINMGFDAQLLKGLTLRFDYYISNTDNLLVDFDLSGSTGFNTFKENLGEVQNKGFDATLSWRMYDNTDLDAYFTIFGSISHNKNKIVKISDALTKSNEAQNDEGVNPSKPYTRFEEGQSTSAIWAVRSLGIDPTTGNEMFLDRNGEKTYVWNINDQVVCGESNPKFQGNFGFNAEYKGISLNCSFSYKLGGDYYNQTLVDRVENVDIQYNVDRRVFTGTWKESGDVTFFKKITDTPTTTRPTDRFVERQNELSLASLNLSYDFRHLNITKYVERLKLSFYMTDVFRVSSVKTERGLEYPFARTYSLGLQATF